GCACCGGTGGTCATGAACTTCGCATAGAAGCCGGAGTGCGCCTTGACGCAGTGATCGCCCTCAACGAGGTAGTAGTAACGGCCGGCGGAAGAAGCCGTTTTCCCGCTGACATTCCTGTTGGGCGAGTTACCGTCCCTGATAACTACGCCGAATATGAGCGTTCAATCCGAGTCGAGTTAGCGGCCAGTTTAGAGAATCTAAGTTTTCTTAATGTGGTCATCAACACTGGCGAAGATAACTAATGACTACCCGTCTGCGCTTCACCCTAATTTTGTTAACCGCCGGGTTGCTGCAAGCCACCGTGCTGGCTGAGTTTCGCTTTCTGGGGGTATCGGTAGAACTCTTGTTGCTGGTCACCGTCTTAGTGGCTTTTCATGGGGGCCCCGAACGAGGTGCCTGGGTGGGCTTGGCGGCCAGCCTTATTCAAGATGCCCTTACCGGAGCCCCTTTTGGTATACACGCCCTGATCTACGCCCCGCTCGCTATTGGAGTTAGCAGCCTCGAAGACCGCACGGTCGGGGCAAGCTCGGCCCTAAACGGGTTAGGACTGGCGCTGGTAGTGGCCTCAGGAAGTGTCCTAGTATCCATAGCGGGGCTTCTCTTTGGCCAAATAGCGATACCGCTTGAGACGCTGGGCGAACGGGCCCTAGTGGCTGGCTTTCTGACTGCCCTAATAGCCAAACCAGTTAACGAAGCCATTCGCTGGTCGGTCGACGGAGTTGTCGCCGGGGAAATTGAACTCCGCAACCCCCAGAACATCTGATGGATACCAACAGTCGCTACCGTATGCGCATGCTGGCCGTCGTGGCCTTTTCGCTCTTTGCGGCGCTCACCGCTCGACTTTGGTTTTTGCAGGTCTTGACCGGAGAAGAAGCAGCGGCGGTGGCCCAAACAAATATTTTACGAGAAATACGAGTGCCCGCCCTCCGCGGTCGCATCGTTGATGTAGAAGGGCGCACCTTGGTTGGAAACCGCCTTACCACCATGGTGACCATTAATCGTCGCTCACTGGCCGACGCCGATCTGACCAGTGAACAACGTCAAACCATGTTGACAGAAATAGCGCAAGAGGTAAACAGCTCAGGACTCTTGCTTAAGGTCATCGATATCGAACGCTCACTAAGTGACCCCTCGTTCGGCAGTTACGACGACGTGCCCATAGCGATAGATGTCGACGAAGAACTCTTGATTTATTTTGGTGAACGACCCGAAACATTCCCCGGAGTAAAGGTGGTCGATAGTACGGTCCGGGCCTACCTTTATGGTGATCTGGCCAGTCATATTTTGGGGTGGGTAGGGCCCATAAACGACGGCGAGCATTCCAGCCGAAGACCTCCAGAAAACAAGGCCTACAGTCTTCGCGATGAAATAGGTAAAGCCGGTATTGAACTGATGTTCGAAAACGACTTACGGGGGGTAGCAGGCCGGCGCATCGTAGAAGTAGACCGTCTCGGGCAGATAGTTCGAGAACGAGAAGAACTCTTCATCGCTCCCATTCCTGGTGACGATGTGCGCCTCACCCTAGATATAGATGTGCAGTACTTGGTAGAAAGTGAGTTGGAGCGAACAATTTTTGCGCAACGCTTAGTGGCTCCAATCAAAGAAGAAGACGCCGAAGAAGACCCCCCAGAGTTTGAAGTACCAGGGGGAGCGGTGGTAATCCTCGACCCCACCAACGGCGATGTGGTGGCTATGGCCTCTTACCCCACCTTTGACCCCAACGAATCCATCGGGGGGTTTAGCCGGGACCAGTGGGCGGCCCTCAACGACCCTCTTAACGACCTGCCCATGTTTAACCGGGCCATTCAAGGCGAATACGCCCCCGGGTCTACCTTTAAACTCTTCACCGCCCACGCCGCATGGCACGAAGAAGTCTTTGGCGTGGGCATGGTGAAGCCCGCAGACGAACCATGGGATGACCCCGGCTACTACCGCCTGAAAAGTTGCGTCGGGGACACCAACGATTCGGCCTCGGCCGGAGGCTGCATGTTTCGCAACGCCGGGTCCGTCCCCTACCCACAAGTAGATTTAGTGCGCGCCTTTACCGTGTCGAGCGATGTGTACTTTTACATCATTGGCGAATCTATTTACATCAACGCTCAACACAACGAAACAGCTATACAAGACACGGCAGAAGAATACGGCATGGGCTTCGAAACCGGAATCGCCTTGCCCTTTGAACAAGACGGGTTTTTGCCCACTCCAGACAAACGCCAAGATCGCCACGACGCCAATCCGGTAGCTTTCCCTAGTGCCCGCTGGTACCCCGGAGACAACGTAAACACCGCCATCGGTCAAGGTGGCGTTTTGGTGACCCCCCTGCAGTTGGCCAACGCTTACGCCACTTTTGCCAATAACGGCACCCTCTGGTCGCCCAACATTGCGGCAGAGGTCGCTACCCAAGAAGGCGACTCCATACGAACCTTTGGCCCACGAGCCATGGCCAGCGTCGAGATAGACCCGGAGTTTCGTGTGCGAGCCCTCGCCGGGCTAACCGGGGTAACCAGCGACGAAGACGGCACTGCGTACGACGCCTTTAACGGTCGCTCTACCGGGGGAACCTATTTTCCCTTAGAAGAGTTTCCGGTAGCGGCAAAAACCGGGACCGCCGAAGTGCGAGGCAAAGCCGACACCTCACTCTTTGCCGCCTTCGGGCCAGCCGAAAACCCGTCGTTTTCCATCGTGGCCATTTTGGAAGAAGCAGGCTTTGGTAGCCGTGTGGCCGCCCCCTTAGTTTCACGGATCCTCAATCAACTGCTCACCGATGCCGTAGCCGAAGCGCCATCGGCCGCCGAAAGCTATGCCCAAGCGGCGGCGCTTCCGCTGTGTTTGAGCTGGCAAGAATGGATGACCGGCGATCGTCTCTCACAGCTTGAAGGGTCACGCTCTGCCGCTGACACCGAAACGGGTCCAGTGATTGAGGCCGATGGGAAAGTACGAGTACGCGGCATGCTCATTGAATGCCGAGTGCTGCTGGCGGACTACGGCTTCCTGGCCGGAGGATCCTCATGACCAACCCCCGATTGCCGCAAGAAAGTCGACCAACCTTATTGCGACACGTTGACTACTTGCTGCCGATCTTTGCCGCTCTTATCTCTGCCGTAGGAGTAGCCATGGTTTACTCCGCCACTCGAGGACCGGCTACCGAACTTCTACCCGCCCAAACCCGCTACCTCGAACGACACCTCACTTTTGTGCTCATCGGGTTGCTTGCCATGTTTGTTACGGCACTGATAGGCCACCGGTTTGCCCAACGCATGGCAGTAGCTCTCTACGGTGGGATGCTGGTTCTTTTAATGGCAGTTTTGGTAGCGGGCGTAGAGGTCAAAGGGGCCCGCGCTTGGTTTCAATTTGCGGGCTACCAACTACAGCCCTCCGAATTCGGCAAACCGATAATCATCGTGGTGTTGGCCGCTTGGTTTGGCTCGGTAGAAACCGTCAATACCCAGCGACTAGTAGCCGGGCTTGCCATGGTGGCTCTACCAACCCTCATTATTTTGAAACAACCCGACCTAGGAACGGTGCTGGTTTATGGAGCTATAACGGCCGGGATGACCATGGTGGCGGGGGTAAAAGGTCGCCACCTATTTATTTTGGCGCTTCTGGCCGTGACCGGAACCGTAGTGGTGTTGCAATCAGATCGTTTAGCGAGTTACCAAGTGGACCGTCTACTGGTTTTCATAGACGGCGAATCAAACTCAGGCGCCCGTTACAACTTAGAACAAGCACAAATCGCCATCGGCAACGGAGGCCTCACCGGAAAAGGCCTATTTCAAGGGACGCAAAACAACTCCAACCTGGTACCGGAACAACAAACCGACTTTATTTTTACGGTGATCGGCGAAGAAACCGGCTTCGTGGGCAGCGTGGCCGTGTTGGGCCTTATGGCTTTGCTCCTGGTGCGCATCTGGCGTATTGGGCAAATCGCCGACGACCGCTTCGGATTATTACTTTCGGCCGGGGTGTTCTCAATGATCCTGTTTCAAATTTTTCAAAGCGTGGGCATGGCTATCGGCATTATGCCCATTACTGGGATTCCCTTACCACTGGTGAGTTACGGCGGGTCATCGGTACTCAGCACCTTTTTGGCTCTCGGGCTCGTACAAAGTGTGCACATGCGTCGCCACGACTACCGTTATTCCAGCACTTTCTAAACCAGAACGGCCAATAACTGGCACCCCCACGGGCGCTCCTGCGGTAGTATGAGTACCTTATGCCCTCCCTATGGCCACAACTTGAGGTTCTTTTGGACCAGGTGCAAAAGCCGGCCCGCTACATCGGTTGCGAAGACGGTGCCGTAACCCCCAAACACCGTCCCGACAAAGCAGCGTGGTTGCTGATCTACCCCGACACCTACGAAGTTGGCCTACCTAATCAAGGGTTACAAATACTTTACGAAATCCTGAACGAACGCCCCGACGCAGTGGCGGAACGTTCCTATGCCCCTTGGACCGATATGGCCGGGGTTCTCCGCAACAATCGACTGCCGCTCTTTTCGGTAGATACCCACCGCCCAGCTGCCGATTTCGATGTGTTGGCTTTCAACCTTTCGGCCGAGTTGGTGTACACCAATCTTTTAGAATGCTTAGATCTGGCCGGGGTGCCTATTCGCTCCGCAGACCGGCGACCCGAAGACCCTCTAGTGATAGTGGGCGGGCACTGCACCTACAACCCAGAACCCATTGCGGATTTCATAGATGCCGCAGTGCTTGGAGACGGCGAAGAAGTAGTTTCCGAAATTACCGAAGTGGTGACCGGCTGGAAAGCTTCCGGCCGCACCTCGCGAGAAGGAGCGCTACGCGCTCTGGCCGGCATAGAAGGGGTGTACGTGCCGGCGGCTTACACAGTTTCTTACGACGGGCAAGCCATTTCGGGCGTTGAATCTCGCTGGCCCGAGGCCCCCGAAGTAGTCGAAAAACGCACGGTGGCCGACCTCGCTGATTGGCCATACCCCAAAAATCAACTGGTTCCGCTCACCGAAGTAGTCCACGATCGTTTAAACGTTGAAGTGTTTCGCGGCTGCACCCGAGGATGCCGCTTCTGCCAAGCTGGCATGATCACCCGGCCGGTACGCGAACGTCCGGCCGACCAAGTACGAACCATGATCACCAACGGTTTGCAACGCACTGGGTACGACGAAGTGGCGTTGACCTCGCTCAGCACCGCAGACTTCAGCGGCATCGAAGAAGTGGTAGCGGCCACCGTGAACGACGCAGACTGTGGGCAAGTCTCGGTATCGCTGCCCAGCCTCCGAGTCGACGCCTTTACGGTAGGTATCGCTGCAGAATTGCAACGGGCTCGCCGTACCGGTTTGACCTTCGCCCCCGAAGCGGGCTCTTGGCGCATGCGTCAGGTTATAAACAAGTTGATCAGCGAAGACGACCTTTACCATGCGGTGGAATCTGCCTACTCGCAAGGCTGGCGGCGCATGAAATTATATTTCTTAACCGGGCTACCAACTGAAACCGACGAAGACACGTTGGCCATCATGGACATGGCGAGAAAATGTGTGGAGATGGGCAAGACTCATCAACGGAGCCCCTCGGTAACGGTTTCTATTGGCGGTTTCGTGCCGAAACCCTTTACTCCATTTCAATGGTTCGGGCAAAACACCGAAGAGGAACTTCGCCGCAAAATATATTTGTTACGCGATGACGCCAAAAAGTCACGCAACGTTCAAATGAAATGGCATGACTCGCGAGCCACCGTGGTGGAAGGGCTCATGAGTCGCGGCGACCGACGCTTAGGGCCAGTCATCGAAGACGTATGGCGAGCCGGGGGAGTGTTTCAAGAGTGGAGCGAACACTTCGATATTTCTTTATGGACCGAAGCCTTAGAACGACACGGGTTATCTTTTGAAGGGTACGTTTACCGGCACCGCACCGAAGACGAAATAATGCCCTGGGATCACCTTTCGGCCGGACTTCACAAAGACTTCTTGTGGCAAGAATGGCGAGACGCCCTCAACGAAGTAGGCCTCGAAGATTGCCGCTGGACCCCCTGCTATGACTGCGGCGCTTGCACCGGATACGGCATCGAACACGTAGTGGCCTCCGCCGTGCCTCCGGCCGGAGGCAGTCAAGGCACCGGCCAACCCAGCAACGGGGGAGCAGTACCGGTGCAACTCTCCGGCCTGAAATCATGACTCGGGTACGGGTACGTTTTTCAAAATTAGGAAAAATACGTTTCACCAGCCATCGTGACGTGGCCCGCATTTGGGAACGCACCCTCCGAAAAGCCAAAATCGAAGTGAGCTACAGCGAAGGATTTTCGCCGCGGCCTAAACTTTCTTTCGGCCTTGCCCTATCTAACGGTTACGAGTCATTTGCCGAATACCTCGAAATCGAGTTAGCAGCCGACGACGAACTCACCCCAGAAGGCACAGAAAAAATTAAAGAACAACTAAATGCTACACTGCCTGTTGGCCTTGAAGTACAAGCAATAGCGGTCGCCAGCCGTAAAGACGAATCGCTACAGCAAGCCGTTCGCTCCTGTACTTGGCGCTTTGACATTGACGATCTTGATATTTCGGGCGCTCAAGACTGGGTCGACTCGGTACTAGGGGCTGAAGAAATCGTGGTGGAAAGAGAACGTAAAGGCAAAGTAGTCGTGGAAGACCTCCGCCAGCAGATACTCTTTATACAAGTCGTCGAGGCTACGGATCACGGAGTAAGGCTTTTAGCTGAACTCGGTACCCAACCTCGAGCACTTCGACCGACAGAGTTTCTGGCGGTCTCCGATCCGCCGCTAAAGGCACGGTACGTGTGCAGAATGAATCAATGGATGTTGCAGGGCGACGAACGCGTCGAACCGCTGTCGGTAAACGCCGGCCCTGCCCCGTTCGCCACCTTGGCGGACGTGACGAGAAGGGAATCAACCAATGTCCGAACCAACGGACGCGCCTGCTCAGACGGGCCACACCAACCAGGGGTCATCTGACTCCGTAGATAAGCCAAAGGTCGGCGATAGCCGTCCCGCCCCAACCGATCAGCCGCAAGTCGGTGACAGCCGGCCTGCGCCAGAAAATAATACTGAGGCAAATGGGCAACCAAAAAACGAGGGCAGCCGCAAACGTCGGCGCCGTCGCGGGGGCCGCAATAAAGGCCGCAGCGGGGGAGGGTCGTCGCAAAACGGCAACAACCCGGTCGAAGCGGTCACCAACGACGGCCCGATAGAACTTGATGCAGAAACTCTTAAACGCCGCCGCGGTCGCGAACGGCGAGGTAAGCCCATCGGTCGCTACACCATGTGTGTCAGCGTGTCTGGGGCCAGCACCCAAGTAGCGGTATTAGAAGGCCGGGTGCTTATCGAGCACTACTTGTCTCGCCCCTCCGACGACGTAGCCGAAATACACGGCAACGTGTATCTGGGCAAAGTACAAAACGTACTTCCGGGCATGGAAGCAGCATTCGTAGATATCGGCACCCCAAAAAATGCTGTGCTTTATCGAGGCGACTTGCAGTTTGATCCCAAAGATGTGGGTGGAAAAAGCCGCCCCCGTATTGAACAAGTATTAAACGCTAAACAAGTCATCGTGTGTCAGGTTTCTAAAAACCCCATCGCCCACAAAGGGGCGCGCCTCACCCAAGAGGTTTCGCTTCCCGGGCGTTTTGTAGTTCTGGTGCCCAACAGCAGCACCTACGGCATTTCTAAACGACTGCCAGAAACCGAACGCAAACGTTTGCGCCGCATTTTGGATCGAGTAAAACCAGAACAACACGGCATCATCGTGCGCACCGCAGCCGAAAACATTACCGACGAAGAACTCGAACGTGATGTCAGTCGTCTGGTGCAACAATGGGACGACATCGAAAATTTGGCTAAAAAATCCAACGCACCGGCTCTGTTGTACCGCGAACCTGAATTGGCCTTCCGTTTTATCCGTGAAGAGTTCAACAAAGACTTCCGCTCGGTGCTTATTGATGATCAGGAAATGTACGAACGAGTACGTACCTACGTCGAAGGGGTGAACCCGGCCTTGGTTGATCGCATCCAGTTCTACGATCCCCAGAACGAAAACTTGCCATTATTCGAACGCCAACACATACACGAACAACTGCGCAAAGCCTTAGATCGTAAAGTTTGGTTGCCTTCTGGGGGTTCACTAATTATTGAACACACCGAAGCACTTACGGTGATCGACGTCAACACCGGAAAAAACGTGGGCAAATCAAGCCTGGAAGAAACCGTTTTCCGCAACAACCTCGAAGCAGCCGAAGAAGTAGCGCAGCAACTTCGTTTACGAGACATCGGTGGCATCAT
The window above is part of the Acidimicrobiia bacterium genome. Proteins encoded here:
- a CDS encoding DUF2344 domain-containing protein; amino-acid sequence: MTRVRVRFSKLGKIRFTSHRDVARIWERTLRKAKIEVSYSEGFSPRPKLSFGLALSNGYESFAEYLEIELAADDELTPEGTEKIKEQLNATLPVGLEVQAIAVASRKDESLQQAVRSCTWRFDIDDLDISGAQDWVDSVLGAEEIVVERERKGKVVVEDLRQQILFIQVVEATDHGVRLLAELGTQPRALRPTEFLAVSDPPLKARYVCRMNQWMLQGDERVEPLSVNAGPAPFATLADVTRRESTNVRTNGRACSDGPHQPGVI
- a CDS encoding TIGR03960 family B12-binding radical SAM protein → MPSLWPQLEVLLDQVQKPARYIGCEDGAVTPKHRPDKAAWLLIYPDTYEVGLPNQGLQILYEILNERPDAVAERSYAPWTDMAGVLRNNRLPLFSVDTHRPAADFDVLAFNLSAELVYTNLLECLDLAGVPIRSADRRPEDPLVIVGGHCTYNPEPIADFIDAAVLGDGEEVVSEITEVVTGWKASGRTSREGALRALAGIEGVYVPAAYTVSYDGQAISGVESRWPEAPEVVEKRTVADLADWPYPKNQLVPLTEVVHDRLNVEVFRGCTRGCRFCQAGMITRPVRERPADQVRTMITNGLQRTGYDEVALTSLSTADFSGIEEVVAATVNDADCGQVSVSLPSLRVDAFTVGIAAELQRARRTGLTFAPEAGSWRMRQVINKLISEDDLYHAVESAYSQGWRRMKLYFLTGLPTETDEDTLAIMDMARKCVEMGKTHQRSPSVTVSIGGFVPKPFTPFQWFGQNTEEELRRKIYLLRDDAKKSRNVQMKWHDSRATVVEGLMSRGDRRLGPVIEDVWRAGGVFQEWSEHFDISLWTEALERHGLSFEGYVYRHRTEDEIMPWDHLSAGLHKDFLWQEWRDALNEVGLEDCRWTPCYDCGACTGYGIEHVVASAVPPAGGSQGTGQPSNGGAVPVQLSGLKS
- the mreD gene encoding rod shape-determining protein MreD; protein product: MTTRLRFTLILLTAGLLQATVLAEFRFLGVSVELLLLVTVLVAFHGGPERGAWVGLAASLIQDALTGAPFGIHALIYAPLAIGVSSLEDRTVGASSALNGLGLALVVASGSVLVSIAGLLFGQIAIPLETLGERALVAGFLTALIAKPVNEAIRWSVDGVVAGEIELRNPQNI
- a CDS encoding Rne/Rng family ribonuclease is translated as MSEPTDAPAQTGHTNQGSSDSVDKPKVGDSRPAPTDQPQVGDSRPAPENNTEANGQPKNEGSRKRRRRRGGRNKGRSGGGSSQNGNNPVEAVTNDGPIELDAETLKRRRGRERRGKPIGRYTMCVSVSGASTQVAVLEGRVLIEHYLSRPSDDVAEIHGNVYLGKVQNVLPGMEAAFVDIGTPKNAVLYRGDLQFDPKDVGGKSRPRIEQVLNAKQVIVCQVSKNPIAHKGARLTQEVSLPGRFVVLVPNSSTYGISKRLPETERKRLRRILDRVKPEQHGIIVRTAAENITDEELERDVSRLVQQWDDIENLAKKSNAPALLYREPELAFRFIREEFNKDFRSVLIDDQEMYERVRTYVEGVNPALVDRIQFYDPQNENLPLFERQHIHEQLRKALDRKVWLPSGGSLIIEHTEALTVIDVNTGKNVGKSSLEETVFRNNLEAAEEVAQQLRLRDIGGIIVIDFVDMEVRSNREAVATTLRDALSRDKTRNQVFDISELGLVEMTRKRIGEGLLEAFTTACQDCEGRGHLLDENLLGSGTKGAR
- the rodA gene encoding rod shape-determining protein RodA is translated as MPSAAGGLRLPGRRILMTNPRLPQESRPTLLRHVDYLLPIFAALISAVGVAMVYSATRGPATELLPAQTRYLERHLTFVLIGLLAMFVTALIGHRFAQRMAVALYGGMLVLLMAVLVAGVEVKGARAWFQFAGYQLQPSEFGKPIIIVVLAAWFGSVETVNTQRLVAGLAMVALPTLIILKQPDLGTVLVYGAITAGMTMVAGVKGRHLFILALLAVTGTVVVLQSDRLASYQVDRLLVFIDGESNSGARYNLEQAQIAIGNGGLTGKGLFQGTQNNSNLVPEQQTDFIFTVIGEETGFVGSVAVLGLMALLLVRIWRIGQIADDRFGLLLSAGVFSMILFQIFQSVGMAIGIMPITGIPLPLVSYGGSSVLSTFLALGLVQSVHMRRHDYRYSSTF